The Geitlerinema sp. PCC 9228 nucleotide sequence GAAACGGTTCGGTAATGGTTTCTTAAAATTTAATACCTTTTATAGGTGGAAGCATTTTCCTATACTAGATTGGCGAAACATACAAAATCTTACCTTTTTTGCAGCCAAAATGGGGAAGGTCTTTTTATTTTTCCCATCCATGGCGGTTGGTTGGTCAGATGGGGGAAATGGTTCGTTGTTCCTGGACTAGGCGATCGCACTTTCCCACTGGTCTGACGATGGTACGGGTGGGCAGTACGAGGAAATGCCATTGTGTGGTATCCATCTTTTCTCTAGAGAGAAACGCGATCGCATAGAATTTCTTTTTGCAGGATAGAAACCACAAACTCAGAGGCGGTGGTTCTGCGACTGGCTTGGTAAGGTGCTACCCACCATCCCCAAGTTTGGGCGGGATACTGCCACAAATCCAAATGATCGACAGCAGGCTCGGCGTAAAAGCTTCCCAATCCCCTTCCCAGTAGGTTAGAACTGATATGGGTAAAGGTATCGTGGCTGCAGCGATAAATGGGAAACTTCCCGTATAAAGGAACCCCCCAGCCGTCGAAGGCTATGAAGGTTTTTACGGTTCCCCCCCTCGCTTGCCAGCTGTTGGCAGCTGCGATCGCCCCGACAACCCCAGCACTGAACCCAATCAAGCCTAAGGGAACATCGCCAGTAGATACCGATGTTTGCAAAAACGACCAAACATGGGTAGGGGAATAGGGAGGATATTGAGAAACGGGAAGCACCAACGGTAAACCCAGGGAAATTCCGAGTGTGGCCGCTTGTCGTTCTACTTGCCGCCAAAAGCTATCGGTGAGCCTGGGGTCGTGAACACCACCACAAATCACCAATTGTACCGATGCCCGATGTTGTAGGTCCATAAAATCCACAAAAAAAAATTCTACAGCCGACATCCCCCTAGAGGGGATGTTAAACTATGAAGAAATCTATAGTTCCTGAAAAAACATTGGGTTAACCAGCTCGCCAGCGGGCATTGACCGTATGGGGTCGTCAGATCCATTTTGCACATCGTCTGTATTTCGGAGATTTAGGAGAAAAACTGTGGTTGCCACCGAAGAAACAATTCAAAATCAAACCCAGCAAGACTCGGAGAACAATCGAGTAGCCGTCTTATTGATGGGATATGGGGAAGTGGAAAGCTACGACGAATTTGCCAATTATAACGAACAGGCCTTAAACCTGCTGACGGCGAAGTTTGCTCCGGTTCCCACGTGGGTGTATCCGCTGCTGGCTAAATTACTGGCCTTATTTGACTTCCACGAATGGAACCACCAACACGATAGTTTTATTTCCCCCCACAATTCGATTTTTGAAAAACAACGGGCGGGCATTGAACAACAGCTGCAGCAACGTTGGGGCTCGCGCGTTCAAGTATTTAAAGCATACAACTTTTGCAAACCCTTTTTACCCCACCAAGTTCTCGAACAAATCCGTGGGGAAGGTTTTGATAAACTGCTGATTTATCCCCTGTTGGTGGTCGATTCTATCTTTACCAGCGGCATTGCCGTAGAACAGGTCAACAAAGCGTTGGAAGCCCAAAAAGACACCACCGAACACTGGGTAAAAAATATCCGCTACATTCCTTCCTTTTACAACCAACCCGATTATCTAGATTTAATGGCGCGGATGGTGGAGGAGAAAGTAGCCAGCGAACTGTCAGATAAATACCTGCGATCGCAAATTGGCATCATCCTCATGAACCACGGCTGCCCCATGAAAGCCAAAGGATTTACCTCTGGGGTTACCGAAAGCGAAGCCCTCTACGAACAAGTGCGGGAACGCCTCATCAACCGTTATCCGCTGATTTCTGTAGGTTGGCTCAACCACGATACCCCCCTCATCGAATGGACGCAACCGGACGTCAAAACCGCCGGCGATAACTTAATTCAGCTGGGCGCAAAAGCATTGGTGTTCATGCCCATCGGGTTTGCCACCGAAAACCACGAAACCCTCTTAGACGTGGACCACATTATCCACGAACTCCAGCACCAACACTCGGACATTACTTACATTCAAATGCCTTGTGTCAACGATCGCCCGGAATTTTTGCGCATGGCATCCGACTGGGCAGACACGCAAATCGAAGCTCTACTAAGCGAAGACAGCGTTAACATCAATCCCAGCTTAGCCCAGCCCGGTACCCATCACCACCACCATCACTAAACAAGTAGGGTGGGCAGAGCCCACCCTATATAAATCAGCTTTCTTGACTATCTTGCAGCCGATATCCTTTCCCGTATACCGACTGAATCAGTTGGGGTTCTCCTTTTTTAGCAATTTTGCGGCGGAGCAAACGCACCAAAGCCGCCAGTACATTGCTACTAGGGCGATCGCTGTCCGACCATAGATGTTGGTAGATTTGTGTATGGGTAAGCAGCTGTCCGGGATGGGAAAGAAACAACTCTAACAAGCGGGTTTCCTTTTCCGAAAGTTCGATTTTGCGATCGCCGCGATAAGCCAATTGGTTTTCCCGATCCAAGCGCAAATCCGCCACCTGGAGACGATCGTTTTTCACATCTCGCTGGGAAGGTTCGCTGCGTCGCAAACTAGCACGCACCCGCGCCAGCAACTCCCGCAGTTCAAAAGGCTTGACAATATAATCATCTGCCCCCGCATCCAAACCAGCCACCCGGTCATCTAAAGTATCCTTCGCCGTCAGAAACAAAACCGGCGTGGTATCCCCTCGCTCGCGCAACTCCTGACAAAGCTGCAACCCCGACTTGCCCGGCATCAACCAATCCAAAATAAACAAATCGTAGCTACCCTGTGCTGCCATTTCCACCCCCGTGGTGCCATCGTAGGCAACATCCACATCATAGCCTTCCTTCGTCAGCACGCGATACAACGGATCGGTTAGTTCCACTTCGTCATCCACCAACAAAATACGCATAGGTTTTCAGCGTTGTTTGCCATCCATCAAGAAAAGTCAATACCACCACGCTCTAAAAAAACGCCATCAGATACCAATAGCGAGCATTGAACGGGAAACGTACAATAAAATTATGACTATTTCCGATGCCACCTTACAAAATCGACCTTCCCAGCGCGAAAACGACTGGCGCTTATTTTTGCGGTTGGTGCCCTATGCCCGCCGCCATAAAAAACTATTGCTATCTTCCATTTTATTACTATTTCCTTTATCCTTTGCCGGTGCCGTCCAACCCATTTTGGTGGGGCAAGCGGTTTCCCTCATTCGCGGCGAAGAAACATTTTTCTTACTAGAAGGCAAAACCATTCCCGAAGGTTTAAACCTACTGTCGATTCTGCTTTTGCTAACCGTCGTTTTGCGCATGGTCTTGGAAGCTTCCCAAGGATTTTTGGTGCAAAAAGTCGGGCAGCAGATTACCACCGATATTCGCAACGACTTATTTCGCCATGTCACCTCCCTGGCTTCTAGCTTTTTCGATCGCACCCCTGTAGGCAAACTGATTACCCGACTCACCAGCGACGTTAACGCCTTGGGGGAAGTATTTTCCACCGGTGCCATTGGCGTCATTACCGATTTGTTTTCCATTGTCATCCTTGCCGTTGCCATGTTCGCCGTGCAGTGGCAGCTTGCCAGCATGCTGGTATTGATGCTTTTTCCCGTAGCCGGCGTAGTCATGTATTTCCAAAACCAATACCGCAAAGCCAACTATCGGGTGCGCGAAGAACTATCCAGCCTCAACGCCATGCTCCAGGAAAATATTACCGGCATTAACATCGTACAGCTGTTTGGGCGGCAACGGTACAACAGCGAAATGTTTCGGGAAAACAACCAACGCTACATCGAACAAGTCGATCGGACCATTTTCCACGATGCTTCCGTATCCGCCATTTTAGAATGGATTTCCTTAGTCGCGATCGCAGCCGTGTTGTGGGCTGGTGGCAGCCTAGTTTTAGAAGACGCCCTCACCTTTGGTACCCTCTCCACCTTTATTCTATTTGCCCAACGTCTGTTCAACCCTTTACGTCAATTCGCAGAAAAATTCACCGCCATCCAAGCGGGATTTACCGCCATCGAACGCATTAGCGACATTCTCAACCAACCCATCGAAATTCGCGATCCTGAAGAAAACCGCCAGCAGCTAGAAGTTCACAGCACCCGTCGCGGCGAAATTCGCTTTGAAAACGTTTCCTTTGGCTACAAACCCAACGAATACGTACTCAAAAACTTAAACTTTACCATCGAACCCGGGGAAAAAGTGGCCATTGTTGGTCCTACCGGTGCCGGCAAAAGTTCGGTTATTCGCCTGCTATGCCGCCTTTACGAAACCACCGAAGGTCGGGTTTTGGTCGATGGTATTGACGTGCGCAACCTACCCCAAGCCGAACTGCGACGCCACGTCGGGGTCATTCTTCAAGATGGATTTGTTTTTTCTGGAGACATCAAAAGCAATATTGCCCTCGGCGAAAACTATTCCTGCGAGCAAATCCGAGAAGCCGCCCAAAAAACCAAAGTCGATCGCTCGATCGAAAAATTACCCCAAGGGTACGATACCAAACTCCGACAGCGCGGCACCAATTTATCCGGCGGTCAAAAGCAACTGCTAGCCTTTGCCCGGGTTGCCGTTCGCGATCCTCAAATTCTGGTATTGGATGAAGCAACCGCTAGTTTGGATGTCGCCACCGAAGCGTTGGTTCAGTCAGCTTTGGATCAATTGCTGGAAAACCGCACGGCTATTATTATCGCCCACCGGCTGTCTACCATCCGTAAAGCCGATCGCATTTTCGTTTTCAAGCAAGGGGAACTGGTGGAAGCCGGCACCCACGAAGAACTGATACGCCAAAAAGGGGTGTATGCCAGTTTGTACGAGTTACAGCAGTTGGGAACGTAGCCTTAGTTTGCCGTGGTTCCTTGCGATCTGAATTTCTACGAAAATTTTTACCAAACTTTCCCGATCGTTTCTGGCAACAACGGAAGAAGAGAATGGTAGATGCACCCTGATGAGTGAGTTATCCCTGGCACCCAGCCAGGGTTTTTTTTGCTTTTTTGCCCGAATCGCCTCGCTAATCCCATTTCTGAAAAACAACGATTGTCTGGAATTGCTCAATTGCCCTGGTAGGGGCGCTCACGCGTTGCGCCCCTACAAAAATGCCTCTATTATCTCTTGCATATTATTAAGAAAATGGTATAACATCTATTTTCCCATTCCCGTCTCCCCACCAGCCCCCATTGACATGTACCTTGTATAGGTAGGAAAGATGGCTCCATCTTTTAGAATGTCTCCAATGTCTCCCCTACCGAGTATGAGTACAGAAATCGATCGAAACATGGAACCAGCAAAGGAATCTCCGACGGATGCCCCTGTTGTTCCCAATATCAATTTGTTTACCATGTTCCGTCTGGGTTTGTTTCAGATGGGATTGGGCATCATGTCTCTGTTAACCCTGGGTGTATTAAACCGGGTGATGATTGATGAGTTGAAAGTGCCGGCTTTGATTGCCTCAGGAGCACTCGCCATGCACCAAGTGGTGGCACCAGCGAGGGTTTGGTTCGGCCAAATGTCGGATGCCAAGCCGATTTTGGGCACCCATCGTACTGGCTATGTCTGGATCGGTGCAGCGTTGTTTACCAGTGTTTCTTTTTTGGCGGTGCAAGTGGTTTGGCAGTTGGGTAATAGCATGGCGAGTGCTGGAGAACTCACCAATACCACCTACGCTTGGGCAGGGGTTTTGGCTTTGGTGTTTACCGTTTACGGTTTGGCACTCAGTGCGAGTTCGACGCCTTTTGCTGCCTTGCTGGTGGATATTTCCGATGAAGAGAACCGTTCCCAGCTCATTGGCATTGTTTGGTCGATGCTGATGGTGGGGATTATTGTGGGGGCGGTGATTAGCAGTATTTTGTTGGAACCGCTGACCCTGGATACGCCGGTTGCCCAAATGCAAGATTCGATTACCAGTTTGTTTGTGTTTGTGCCGGCGATTGTGTTTGCGATCGCAATTGTTTCGACGGTGGGGATAGAATCGAAATATTCCCGCTATGCCAACCGTTCCAGCGTTCGCGATCGCGAAGATAGCGTTACTTTGGGCAAAGCGTTGAAGGTGCTGACCGCCAGCCGCCAGACAGGTTTCTTTTTTACGTTTCTGTTGGTCATGACCGTGAGTTTGTTCATGCAGGAAGCGGTGTTGGAACCCTACGGCGGTGAAGTGTTTGGCATGCCTATTTCGGAAACGACGAAATTAAATGCTTTTTGGGGCACCGGAACCCTCATTGGCTTGAGTGGTACGGGATTTTTGATTACCCCGCGTTTGGGCAAACATAAAACGACCCGGTTGGGTTGTTTGCTTTCTGCCGGTACGTTTGCGATCATTATTTTGGCTGGCTTGACCCACAATCCTCAGTTTCTCCAATATGCTTTGTTGCTGTTTGGTTTGGCGTTGGGGATGACGACAACTGGAGCGTTAAGCCTCATGCTGGATTTGACGGTAGCGGAAACTGCCGGTACGTTTATCGGTGCTTGGGGATTGGCACAAGCGATCGCCCGTGCTTTGGCAACGGTTTTTGGCGGTGCGGTTTTGGATTTTGGCAAATGGATTTTGGTACAAGTACGCGGCGTGACGGATGTTACGCAGATTCCCGAACCGGAGTTGCTGCCAGCCTATGCTGTTGTGTTTGGTTTGCAGGCGGCAGGGATGCTCTTAGCAGTATGGTTTTTAAGTCGGGTGAATATCAAAGAGTTTCGCGACAATTCCAAACGTGCGGTCATGGCGGTCATTGAAAGCGATTTGGATTAGTTAAAACCAACAAAATTCCTGTAGGGGCGTTTTGCAAAGCGCCCCTAAATGGGAATTGACAAGTTTCCAGAAAGGCAATGGTTGTGATTTCAAAATACTAATACCAAATCCAACATGGAAAAACCACAATTTTTTTTGTCGGGGCAACCCCCCATTGGGGGTCCTTTTTGTCGGGGTAGGCTCGGGGCGCTCCCCCTTGCTTCGGCAGGCTCAGAACAAGTATTTTTGTGGTTTTATGTACATCGGATTTTATATAAGAATCAATTCAAAAACTGCTTGGTAATTCGTGGCGACGCTCTCTATCTTTAGCCACCAAATTGTCTGTCTTTTTGCAAAGCCCAATCCATGGTGCTGGTACGAATCCAATGATTGTAAATTTTTCCCCAATATTGGCCGTATTGCGCCCAGGTAGCATGGAGAAATTTTTGGACCACAGCAGCCAGTTGGGAACCAAAATCATCCAGCTCCCCTTTGACCAGCTCAGCTTGTTCTTTAGGGGCAATTCGCCCTTGGTTGCTTTTCTGTTTGAGCAACTTTTATACGAAGGCTTTGCTAACATCAAAGCGCGCCGCAACTTGCTGAATCGAGGTGTTTTCTCGTTCGTAGGTATGGATAATTTTTGGGCGCAAATCGATGGAATAGGTTTTCATAGTTTGTGTGCATGAACTCGTCAGTTGTCCGTTCGATCGCTTACCAATCATCCTCTCGATCGGATTTTTTAGAAGGGGTTTCCCAATCATCTTCCCAATTGTCTTGCTGGATATCTCGAGTATCTTGGGGTTTTTGATTTTTTGGGGGATTTGACTGGTTTGGGGAAACAATTTTTTGCACGAAACGCTTTGCCAACCCTGCTGGTTTGGATGGGGGTGGCTCTTGGGAAGGTTCCGCAGAGGGAGAAGAACCGGGAAACCCTGTTTGCCAACCTTCGGTTTCGTCTTCGGGCAAATCATCGGTTGGGGATTCTTCCAACCGACGGGATGCGGTTGTTTCTGTTTCCCGATTTTCTATTTCCAGTTCTGCCAAACTTTCTTCCCAGGAAACGGCTTCGGTGGGGGGTTCTTGTGGAGTAGATTCTCTGGTAGCACGATCGCGAGAATCTTCCGAACTGGCAGCAACTTCTGCTTCTGCTGCCGGTGGCGATTCCGATGGCGATTCTACAGGCACTTGGTCTGTTGCGGTTTCTGGAACAGAAGTGGTTTCCGGTTCGCTGTCGGTTTGGTGGTCTTCGGTTTCTGGGATAGAGGTGGTTTCCGGATCGGTGTAAGTATAGGAATACACCGAACCCGACCGGTATTGTTGCACGGGTTGGCGGTAGCGTTCGTAGGTTTTGCCAGGGGCAACTTCGCTGGTTTTTCCTGGATCGCCGGTGTCTGCCGGTTCGTTTTCTGGTTTGATTTCCTGCTTCCAGTCTTCAAAGAATTCTTCCCCCAGCCATTCTGTTGTTTCGCTGGCAAGTTCCTTGTCTTCCTCGCCTGCCACAGATGACTCGTCAGTGGGGTTGCTACCTGTGGTTTGTAGTTGCTGATTTCGCGGTTTGCCCCGGTCGGTGGCGGTGGCTTCCACGTTAATGGGGGTATCTTGGGGTTCTTCCCAATCATCCCAGGGAGCGGGTTCGTCGAGTTCGTCGAATTCTTTTGGTTGGTTTTCCATAGATCGTTGTGTGGCTGGTTGTCGGTCGCGTTTGCTAGAGGCGGCAGCTTTTCGTTTGGCAGTCTTTTTGCGAGGGCGTTGCTTGGGTGTAGATGTAGGTTCTGGAGATTTTTCTGAGGCAGGAGAAACCCGACGCCCAGACCGCCACAACCCACCCAATGCTAGAGAAGTAACAAATCCCGCGATCGCGCCCAACAACAACCAAGCTGCCAGGGGCAACGCTGGCAAGTTCGCGCCCACAAAGACCAAAGAAATTGTGGGCGTAGCATTTTGTAGGAAAAATACGATTCCCAAACCTAATAGTATTAGGATAAAAATAGGAGCAAAACGGCGATCGCGCATAATCAAGTGGCAAATAGGGACTGCCAACCAACGGTTGGGCAAAGCGTTCTATGCACCATTGTAGAAGATAGCGAAAAGGACAGCGCTCCCACCGTAGTTTCCCCCCAGCAATCGCCGAAACGTACAGTTTTTGCTCCCCGTGCTCGATCCCGAAGCAACTAGTATAGGATTGAATTTAGGACGAAGTTGGAAGCTGCTAGAGGCTTTATGTTTAAAAACATCTTATTTCCCATAGACCAAAGTCGAGAAGCTCGCGAAGCAGCCAACATGGTAACCCAGTTGGTGAACACCTTTAACAGCGAACTACACATCCTCTCGGTGGTAGAAACCACTTCCAACGAAGAACCCCCCGCCAGTGGCGACAGCAGCATGACTTCTGAAAAAGAAGTCAACGAACTGCTCCAAAATGCCAAAGATATGTTTTCCCAAGTCGGCATTGAAGCCAAAATCATCGAACGGGAGGGCAAACCGGCTTTTGTCATTTGCGATGTCGCCGATGAAATCGAAGCCGACTTAATTGTCATGGGCAGTCGCGGCGGTGGCATTGTCGAACCGGAAACTTCCGAAAGTGTTAGCACCCGGGTAATTAGTTTTTCCCCTTGCCCGGTATTGGTGATTCCCTAAAAATCGCCATGCCCAGGAAATCCTGGCAAAAGGTGCGTTTCTAGCAGCAAAACCTTTCGGTGAGGTATATCCATGACACCCAAAATTCAATGGTATCCCGGTCACATTGCCAAGGCGGAAAAAGCCCTGCGCGAACAGTTGAAATTGGTGGATGTGGTTTTGGAAGTACGGGATGCGCGCATTCCCCTAGCCACCCACCACCGCGACGTGCCCCAGTGGAGCGGCGATAAAGCCCGGATTTTGGTGGTCAATCGCGTGGATGCCATTTCCCCACCCCAACGCGATCGCTGGCAAAAATGGTTTGCCAGTCAAGGAGAAAAACCTTACTTTACCAATGCCCAACAGGGAAAAGGGGTAGCAGGGGTTGCCAAAGCTGCCCAAGCCTGTGGCCAGGAGGTTAACAAGAAACGCACCCGGCGGGGTATGCGCCCTCGCGCCGTCAGAGCGGTGGTGGTGGGCTTTCCCAATGTGGGCAAATCCGCTTTAATCAATCGTTTGTTGCGGCGGCGGGCGGTAGCCAGTGCCAGACGCCCCGGTGTGACCCGCCAGTTACAATGGGTACGCCTATCTGATAAATTGGAACTTTTGGATGCCCCTGGGGTGATTCCCGCCCAGCTAGCCGACCAAGAGCAAGCTTTGAAACTGGCGATTTGCGACGATATTGGCACGGCAGCCTACGATAACCAACGGGTGGCGGCGGAATTGGTAGAGCTGCTGAAAAATTTCCCCAACGAGGAAAAAGACGCATCCATGGCAGCTTTGCGCGATCGCTATCACATAGATCCGGAACCCGTCAGCGGGGAAATGTTTTTGTATCAATTCGCCGAACATCGCCACCAGGGGGATGGGGAACGAGCAGCGGTAGCTCTGCTCAACGACTTTCGCCAAGGCAAACTTGGGAAATGTTGTCTGGAATATCCCCCATTTGACCGATAATGGCAGGTTTCAAGCCCCGTGCTTCTAGCACGATCTTATTTGCTTCTTTTTTTCCTTCCTCGGAAATTTTTTCGGGAAGAAAAAATGGTGAACGACAGACTTGAAGGAAGTTTCAGAACCTTCTTAAGAATTTTGGCCTCGAGCATGAAACAGCCCTAGCTTCCCGAGGGCTTTGTGGTTAAACAGGTACAAATTCTAAAAAGAGCGAGCGGGTACTATATTATTTTATCCGGTGCCAGCTGATGTAGAGGTTCCCCAACCATCTATAACTGGTGCTGAGCTACGCCGAAGCAGCGGTCATGCCATCGGATTGGATGTGGGGTTGGAAAGCCATTTGGCTACCAGCGAGGGTGGATTGATTGACAACCCACGATTGTTCGTGAAGGCTTCTGGCAAGCTGAAATGGCTGCAACCAAAGCTCAACCCGTAGAAAAAGGGTTCCAGGCGTTGGCACTTGATTCAACATCGCATTGCCAAATTATAAGAACATATAACCAAATCTCGAAAAAACTTTTTCTTGAAGTGGGCTCACCATTTGTGCAACCAAATCGAGGTGTCGCAAGTACCTCCGGAGAGGGGGAAAAAGGCTTGTCGAGGGTCCCTGTTACCGGGGATGGACTAGTTCATAGCGAATCTCTTCACAGGCACACTCAATGAAACGAGAATCTCACGAATTCTCTTGGTGAGAGTGTCAAGAATAGCCATGCACCTACGACGCCGACGAATTTTCTGAGGTTGGGGAAGGATGGCTGCTGGCACCATCGGCGTTGATTTCGGTGACTTCGCTACTACTGCTGGCTTGGCGGGCATCGTTTTCCATGGTTTCTAAGGTATGGAGCAACCTGACAGAAGCTTCGTAGGCACTTTCAATGAGTTCGTGGCGCTCTTCGGAGGTATCCACCACGTCATCCACCAATAGATTGAGAAAGCCAATGGTGGGATTTAAGCGCGATCGCACTTCGTAGGAAAACTGGATAATCGATTGATTGCGCGCATTTTGGACCAGGTGTTGCGTCGTGCTGCTAAACTGCATGGCATACAAGTGCGCGTAGTGACCGTCTTTTGCCAACAGTTCCCGGTGGCTGCCGAGTTCTACCACTTTCCCCCGCTCCAAGACCGCAATTTGGTCGGCATTTTGAATGGTGGAGAGGCGGTGAGCAATGACCAAGGTGGTGCGTTCTTTGCTCAAATCTTCCAATGCGGATTGCACCAAGCGTTCGGAAACGGTATCCAACGCGGAAGTGGCTTCGTCGAGAACTAAAATTTCCGGGTCTTGCAAAATCGCACGGGCAATGGCAATGCGCTGGCGCTGACCCCCCGAAAGCAAAACCCCGCGATCGCCGAGGGGGGTTTCAAATCCCTGGGGCAGATCGAGAATAAACTCGTAGGCATTGGCACGTTTGGCAGCTTGAATAATATCGTCATCCGTGGCATCTGGGGCAGCGTAGGCAATATTGTTTCTAACAGAATCGTTAAACAAGAACGTATCTTGACTAACAATGCCCATCGACCGCCGTAGCGATCGCAAATCGTATTCGCGAATATCGCGCCCGTCAATTAAAATCCGTCCTTCCGTCACGTCATAGAACCTAGGCACCAAATCGGCAATGGTTGACTTACCAGCCCCCGAACCACCAACCAACGCCAGAGTCGTTCCCCGAGGCAAGAAAAGATTGATATCCTGCAATACCATGCGTTCGTAGCCGGGATAGTGAAAGCCAACCCCCTCAAAACGAATCCCTTCCTGCAACTTCTGCACCGGCAAATAACCGTTCGACATAAACTGTTTGTTATCCCGGTTCAACAAATCCGCGATCAAATCCACGCTAGCCGATAAATTGGCAAACTGACTGCGATTGCTATTTAACTGACCGATAAACGGTAGCATCCGAAACAAAAAGACCAAAAAGTTCAACAGAACGGCAGAAATCGCTTCCACTTGGGTGCTCAGGAAAAACTCTCCCAACAAAACAATAACGAGAATCATCAAAACACCAGAAAACTCGTTCATGGGACCAATAATGGCCGAATTCACCTGGGATTTAAACTGAGCCGTTTGCCGTTCTGTCATTAAGTAATCAACTTTTT carries:
- the ylqF gene encoding ribosome biogenesis GTPase YlqF, producing MTPKIQWYPGHIAKAEKALREQLKLVDVVLEVRDARIPLATHHRDVPQWSGDKARILVVNRVDAISPPQRDRWQKWFASQGEKPYFTNAQQGKGVAGVAKAAQACGQEVNKKRTRRGMRPRAVRAVVVGFPNVGKSALINRLLRRRAVASARRPGVTRQLQWVRLSDKLELLDAPGVIPAQLADQEQALKLAICDDIGTAAYDNQRVAAELVELLKNFPNEEKDASMAALRDRYHIDPEPVSGEMFLYQFAEHRHQGDGERAAVALLNDFRQGKLGKCCLEYPPFDR
- a CDS encoding transposase; amino-acid sequence: MPADVEVPQPSITGAELRRSSGHAIGLDVGLESHLATSEGGLIDNPRLFVKASGKLKWLQPKLNP
- the rppA gene encoding two-component system response regulator RppA, which produces MRILLVDDEVELTDPLYRVLTKEGYDVDVAYDGTTGVEMAAQGSYDLFILDWLMPGKSGLQLCQELRERGDTTPVLFLTAKDTLDDRVAGLDAGADDYIVKPFELRELLARVRASLRRSEPSQRDVKNDRLQVADLRLDRENQLAYRGDRKIELSEKETRLLELFLSHPGQLLTHTQIYQHLWSDSDRPSSNVLAALVRLLRRKIAKKGEPQLIQSVYGKGYRLQDSQES
- a CDS encoding ferrochelatase, coding for MVATEETIQNQTQQDSENNRVAVLLMGYGEVESYDEFANYNEQALNLLTAKFAPVPTWVYPLLAKLLALFDFHEWNHQHDSFISPHNSIFEKQRAGIEQQLQQRWGSRVQVFKAYNFCKPFLPHQVLEQIRGEGFDKLLIYPLLVVDSIFTSGIAVEQVNKALEAQKDTTEHWVKNIRYIPSFYNQPDYLDLMARMVEEKVASELSDKYLRSQIGIILMNHGCPMKAKGFTSGVTESEALYEQVRERLINRYPLISVGWLNHDTPLIEWTQPDVKTAGDNLIQLGAKALVFMPIGFATENHETLLDVDHIIHELQHQHSDITYIQMPCVNDRPEFLRMASDWADTQIEALLSEDSVNINPSLAQPGTHHHHHH
- a CDS encoding BCD family MFS transporter, yielding MEPAKESPTDAPVVPNINLFTMFRLGLFQMGLGIMSLLTLGVLNRVMIDELKVPALIASGALAMHQVVAPARVWFGQMSDAKPILGTHRTGYVWIGAALFTSVSFLAVQVVWQLGNSMASAGELTNTTYAWAGVLALVFTVYGLALSASSTPFAALLVDISDEENRSQLIGIVWSMLMVGIIVGAVISSILLEPLTLDTPVAQMQDSITSLFVFVPAIVFAIAIVSTVGIESKYSRYANRSSVRDREDSVTLGKALKVLTASRQTGFFFTFLLVMTVSLFMQEAVLEPYGGEVFGMPISETTKLNAFWGTGTLIGLSGTGFLITPRLGKHKTTRLGCLLSAGTFAIIILAGLTHNPQFLQYALLLFGLALGMTTTGALSLMLDLTVAETAGTFIGAWGLAQAIARALATVFGGAVLDFGKWILVQVRGVTDVTQIPEPELLPAYAVVFGLQAAGMLLAVWFLSRVNIKEFRDNSKRAVMAVIESDLD
- a CDS encoding ABC transporter ATP-binding protein: MTISDATLQNRPSQRENDWRLFLRLVPYARRHKKLLLSSILLLFPLSFAGAVQPILVGQAVSLIRGEETFFLLEGKTIPEGLNLLSILLLLTVVLRMVLEASQGFLVQKVGQQITTDIRNDLFRHVTSLASSFFDRTPVGKLITRLTSDVNALGEVFSTGAIGVITDLFSIVILAVAMFAVQWQLASMLVLMLFPVAGVVMYFQNQYRKANYRVREELSSLNAMLQENITGINIVQLFGRQRYNSEMFRENNQRYIEQVDRTIFHDASVSAILEWISLVAIAAVLWAGGSLVLEDALTFGTLSTFILFAQRLFNPLRQFAEKFTAIQAGFTAIERISDILNQPIEIRDPEENRQQLEVHSTRRGEIRFENVSFGYKPNEYVLKNLNFTIEPGEKVAIVGPTGAGKSSVIRLLCRLYETTEGRVLVDGIDVRNLPQAELRRHVGVILQDGFVFSGDIKSNIALGENYSCEQIREAAQKTKVDRSIEKLPQGYDTKLRQRGTNLSGGQKQLLAFARVAVRDPQILVLDEATASLDVATEALVQSALDQLLENRTAIIIAHRLSTIRKADRIFVFKQGELVEAGTHEELIRQKGVYASLYELQQLGT
- a CDS encoding ABC transporter ATP-binding protein, yielding MSSNRLLLQFAQRYPILLILTVVLGLSSAIFNGVSTFLVIPLIMAFLGQDMNIEGAPPILRVFTSLFDGFPEEWRIPLMTFAVIGAIFGKNATQYASAYSSALLTRFLVQDIRRKSLRILMDVDLDFFVKMRVGDLVNRLGVQVQRTGSSINTAATFTKNIFTIFVFIIALLAISWQLTLIATILLPLVWLINQYFVKRAKYFGKILSDMSRDSSAALHEMINGIRLVKSRANEDKEYKKVDYLMTERQTAQFKSQVNSAIIGPMNEFSGVLMILVIVLLGEFFLSTQVEAISAVLLNFLVFLFRMLPFIGQLNSNRSQFANLSASVDLIADLLNRDNKQFMSNGYLPVQKLQEGIRFEGVGFHYPGYERMVLQDINLFLPRGTTLALVGGSGAGKSTIADLVPRFYDVTEGRILIDGRDIREYDLRSLRRSMGIVSQDTFLFNDSVRNNIAYAAPDATDDDIIQAAKRANAYEFILDLPQGFETPLGDRGVLLSGGQRQRIAIARAILQDPEILVLDEATSALDTVSERLVQSALEDLSKERTTLVIAHRLSTIQNADQIAVLERGKVVELGSHRELLAKDGHYAHLYAMQFSSTTQHLVQNARNQSIIQFSYEVRSRLNPTIGFLNLLVDDVVDTSEERHELIESAYEASVRLLHTLETMENDARQASSSSEVTEINADGASSHPSPTSENSSAS
- a CDS encoding universal stress protein, encoding MFKNILFPIDQSREAREAANMVTQLVNTFNSELHILSVVETTSNEEPPASGDSSMTSEKEVNELLQNAKDMFSQVGIEAKIIEREGKPAFVICDVADEIEADLIVMGSRGGGIVEPETSESVSTRVISFSPCPVLVIP